Proteins from one Capricornis sumatraensis isolate serow.1 chromosome 2, serow.2, whole genome shotgun sequence genomic window:
- the LOC138074003 gene encoding small ribosomal subunit protein eS12-like, which yields MAEEDIAAGVVMDVNTALQEVLKTALIHDGLARGIREAAKALDKRQAHLCVLASNSDGPMYVKLVEALCAEHQINLIKVDDNKKLGEWVGLCKTDREGKPHKVVGCSCVVVKDYGKESQAKDVIEEYFKCKK from the coding sequence ATGGCCGAGGAAGACATTGCTGCTGGAGTTGTAATGGATGTTAATACCGCTCTGCAAGAGGTGCTGAAGACTGCCCTCATCCACGATGGCTTAGCACGTGGAATTCGCGAAGCTGCGAAAGCTTTAGACAAGCGCCAAGCCCATCTATGTGTGCTTGCATCCAACAGTGATGGGCCTATGTATGTCAAGTTGGTGGAGGCCCTTTGTGCTGAGCATCAAATCAACCTGATTAAGGTTGATGACAACAAGAAACTAGGGGAATGGGTAGGCCTCTGTAAAACTGACAGAGAGGGAAAACCCCATAAAGTGGTTGGTTGCAGTTGTGTGGTGGTTAAGGACTATGGCAAAGAATCTCAGGCCAAGGATGTCATCGAGGAGTACTTCAAATGCaagaaatga